A single window of Salmo salar chromosome ssa21, Ssal_v3.1, whole genome shotgun sequence DNA harbors:
- the LOC106582106 gene encoding calsequestrin-2: protein MLTLWLLLLPCLSLSPLVQTEKGLEFPRYDGKDRVIDINNKNYQKAMKKYTMTCLLYHKPIPDRKELQKQHQMTEMVLELAAQVMEEKEIGFGMVDSHKDTKVAKKLGLVEEGSVYVFKADRVIEFDGLLSADTLVKFLLDLLEEPVEVIGNALELRAFDRMEEEIRLIGYFKNEDSEHYSAFKEAAEQFQPYIKFFATFEKAVAKELTLKMNEVDFYEPFMEEPVTLPDRPNSEEEIVVFVTEHRRPTLRKLRAEDMFETWEDVVEGSHIVAFAEEEDPDGYEFLELLKEVARDNTHHPGLSIIWIDPDDFPLLIPYWEKTFQVDLFKPQIGVVNVTDADSIWLEMEEQDLPTAQKLADWIENVLSGKVNTEDDDEDDDDDEDDDDDDVDDDSDDDDSDDSDDSDDEEDEDE from the exons ATGCTTACCCTGTGGCTGCTCCTGCTCCCGTGCCTGTCTCTGTCGCCGCTCGTTCAGACCGAGAAGGGCCTGGAGTTCCCTCGCTATGACGGGAAAGACCGAGTCATCGACATCAATAACAAGAACTACCAGAAGGCCATGAAGAAGTACACCATGACGTGTCTGCTGTACCACAAACCCATCCCTGACAGGAAGGAGCTGCAGAAACAACACCAGATGACTGAGATGGTGCTGGAG CTGGCTGCTCAGGTTATGGAGGAAAAGGAGATTGGGTTTGGAATGGTAGACTCCCACAAAGACACCAAGGTTGCCAAGAAGCTGG gCCTGGTGGAAGAGGGCAGTGTATATGTGTTCAAGGCAGACCGTGTGATTGAGTTTGACGGCTTGCTCTCTGCCGACACCCTGGTGAAGTTCCTTCTAGAC CTTTTGGAGGAGCCTGTGGAGGTGATAGGAAATGCTCTGGAGCTGAGGGCCTTCGACAGGATGGAGGAAGAAATCCGCCTCATTGGATATTTTAAGAACGAGGACTCAgaac ACTACAGTGCGTTCAAGGAGGCTGCAGAGCAGTTCCAACCCTACATCAAATTCTTTGCCACCTTTGAGAAAGCT GTGGCCAAGGAGCTGACCCTGAAAATGAACGAGGTGGATTTCTACGAGCCCTTCATGGAGGAGCCTGTCACCCTCCCTGACAGACCCAACTCTGAGGAGGAGATCGTGGTTTTCGTCACTGAACACAGAAG GCCAACACTGCGAAAGCTGCGTGCTGAGGACATGTTTGAGACATGG GAGGACGTTGTGGAGGGGAGCCATATAGTCGCCTTCGCAGAGGAGGAGGACCCTG ATGGTTATGAGTTCTTGGAGCTGCTGAAGGAGGTGGCTAGAGACAACACCCACCACCCTGGTCTCAGCATCATCTGGATCGACCCTGATGACTTCCCCCtg cTTATCCCCTACTGGGAGAAGACCTTCCAGGTGGACCTGTTCAAACCTCAGATCGGCGTGGTCAATGTTACTGAT GCTGACAGCATCTGGCTGGAGATGGAAGAACAAGATCTGCCCACAGCCCAGAAGCTGGCGGACTGGATAGAGAACGTCCTGTCTGGCAAGGTTAACAcagaggatgatgatgaggatgacgaCGATGATgaggatgacgatgatgatgacgtTGATGACGACTCTGATGATGACGACTCTGATGATTCTGATGACTCTGATGATGAAGAAGACGAGGATGAATAA
- the LOC106582050 gene encoding potassium voltage-gated channel subfamily E member 2, whose product MLPNWSNMTLHLEDSLTRALGQYLDNWSRNSSKAEQALDNTLAEENFKNVIWYLIVMIGMFAFIVVAILVSTVKSKRREHSNDPYHKYIEEDWTAQLQQQSFVINNPTAN is encoded by the coding sequence ATGCTGCCTAATTGGTCAAACATGACCCTCCACCTGGAGGACTCTCTGACCCGTGCCCTGGGCCAGTATCTTGACAACTGGAGCCGGAACTCCTCGAAGGCAGAACAGGCTCTGGACAACACTCTGGCAGAGGAAAACTTCAAGAACGTCATATGGTATCTGATAGTGATGATCGGAATGTTTGCCTTCATCGTCGTGGCGATCCTGGTGAGCACGGTGAAGTCGAAGCGGCGTGAGCATTCTAACGACCCCTACCATAAATACATCGAGGAAGACTGGACCGCCCAGCTCCAACAGCAGAGCTTCGTCATCAACAACCCCACGGCCAACTAA